One Lysobacter enzymogenes DNA segment encodes these proteins:
- the rng gene encoding ribonuclease G: MTEEILVNVTPRETRVAVVENGMLQELHIERGWRRGVVGNIYKGKVQRVMPGMQAAFVEIGLERAAFLHAADIVKPNQSGEGEGDEAPLPPAPTRPIAELLREGQEIIVQVVKDPIGSKGARLTTQLSIPSRYLVLLPRTRVVGVSARIEDEGERARLKSLVTAQAPATEQHGYIVRTNAEGQPEEALAEDIAYLSRAWALIAEKSRSSKIGERVYEDLSLPLRAVRDLIRRDVEKVKVDSRETSERLRSFAAQYMPGLAEKIEHYTGARPIFDLYGVEDEIQRALDKEVPLKSGGYLVIDQTEAMTTIDVNTGSFLGQRNLEETVYRTNLEAAQSVARQLRLRNLGGIIIIDFIDMTDQEHKRQVLRQLEKALTRDHAKTTVYEFSPLGLVEMTRKRTTESLERQLSEACHECGGRGTLKTPETVTYEIFRDIVRQVRQFDAARLLVIASPKVVARITDEESAAVAELEEFLGKSIRFQADDQYAQEQFDVVLL; encoded by the coding sequence TCATGCCGGGGATGCAGGCGGCGTTCGTCGAGATCGGCCTGGAGCGCGCGGCGTTCCTGCACGCGGCCGACATCGTCAAGCCCAATCAGAGCGGCGAAGGCGAGGGCGACGAGGCGCCGCTGCCGCCGGCGCCGACCCGGCCGATCGCCGAGTTGCTGCGCGAGGGCCAGGAAATCATCGTGCAGGTGGTCAAGGACCCGATCGGCAGCAAGGGCGCGCGCCTGACCACGCAACTGTCGATCCCCTCGCGTTACCTCGTGCTGCTGCCGCGCACGCGCGTGGTCGGGGTGTCGGCGCGGATCGAGGACGAAGGCGAGCGGGCGCGGCTGAAGTCGCTGGTGACCGCGCAGGCGCCGGCGACCGAGCAGCACGGCTACATCGTGCGCACCAACGCCGAAGGCCAGCCGGAGGAAGCGCTGGCCGAGGACATCGCCTACCTGAGCCGGGCCTGGGCGCTGATCGCGGAGAAGTCGCGCAGCAGCAAGATCGGCGAGCGCGTGTACGAGGACCTGAGCCTGCCGCTGCGCGCGGTGCGCGACCTGATCCGGCGCGACGTGGAGAAGGTCAAGGTCGACTCGCGCGAGACCAGCGAGCGCCTGCGCAGCTTCGCCGCCCAGTACATGCCGGGGCTGGCGGAGAAGATCGAGCACTACACCGGCGCGCGGCCGATCTTCGACCTGTACGGGGTCGAGGACGAGATCCAGCGCGCGCTGGACAAGGAAGTGCCGCTGAAGTCCGGCGGCTATCTGGTCATCGACCAGACCGAGGCGATGACCACCATCGACGTCAACACCGGTTCGTTCCTGGGTCAACGCAACCTCGAGGAAACCGTTTACCGCACCAACCTGGAGGCGGCCCAGTCGGTCGCCCGGCAACTGCGGCTGCGCAACCTGGGCGGGATCATCATCATCGACTTCATCGACATGACCGACCAGGAGCACAAGCGCCAGGTGCTGCGCCAGCTGGAGAAGGCGCTGACCCGCGACCACGCCAAGACCACGGTGTACGAGTTCTCGCCGCTGGGGCTGGTGGAGATGACCCGCAAGCGCACCACCGAGAGCCTGGAGCGCCAGCTCAGCGAGGCCTGCCACGAGTGCGGCGGCCGCGGCACGCTGAAGACGCCGGAGACGGTGACCTACGAGATTTTTCGCGACATCGTCCGCCAGGTGCGCCAGTTCGACGCGGCGCGGCTGCTGGTGATCGCCTCGCCCAAGGTGGTGGCGCGGATCACCGACGAAGAGTCGGCGGCGGTGGCCGAGCTGGAGGAATTCCTCGGCAAGTCGATCCGGTTCCAGGCCGACGACCAGTATGCGCAGGAGCAGTTCGATGTGGTGTTGCTTTAA